In Hermetia illucens chromosome 1, iHerIll2.2.curated.20191125, whole genome shotgun sequence, one genomic interval encodes:
- the LOC119655353 gene encoding biogenesis of lysosome-related organelles complex 1 subunit 5 has product MTAEIIRDIGNIYDRIFDHKPFLSGEIAFFLHEFEERRRDREVENLFSAIQTTAEVKTNTVKKCENLCESNLLNLQQQLDASLKSCEEVLSQQRDPSLDALLENNRQTRKKAWQVFVDDMTHKCSRIDLTFEEKEEELVEFYSDLERKLHIHK; this is encoded by the exons ATGACAGCAGAGATCATCAGAG ACATTGGAAACATTTACGATAGAATATTCGATCATAAGCCATTCCTAAGTGGAGAAATTGCATTTTTTCTACATGAGTTTGAG GAACGGCGTAGAGACCGAGAAGTTGAAAATCTTTTCTCTGCCATCCAAACAACAGCTGAAGTGAAAACCAATACGGTGAAAAAGTGTGAAAATCTCTGTGAAAGCAATTTGCTGAACTTGCAGCAACAATTGGATGCCAGTCTGAAGTCCTGTGAAGAAGTCCTTTCACAGCAAAGAGATCCAAGTTTG GACGCACTTCTTGAAAATAATCGTCAAACACGGAAGAAAGCATGGCAAGTATTTGTTGATGATATGACCCACAAGTGTTCAAGGATCGATTTAACATTtgaagaaaaggaggaagaaCTTGTTGAGTTTTATTCTGATCTCGAACGCAAGTTGCACATTCATAAGTAA
- the LOC119655344 gene encoding transmembrane protein 199, giving the protein MKGPIQDVQVQIRPSKTLTEFICKVKTSEPLPENIIRIREAGGIKHESKEVYDKYIPKKVLSEKQRETLKSISSGEDFNKLFGSTSKFIDVFTADDEENIENIESELKEDPPSTKTKLNASETKPNNKPDFLLNINDIRWIDQILEKHRAANECDDYIHELLIDSEVILPKNQFIPRNPELEARCVKLREQQQEREYRNMTKDVDATRQHLPEDTIAYQIKTINRQLIAVFQFVVSVITGFAFGFIGLEYMLGELDFGFRLFMGVMCALIIALAEIYFLAKKLNEYDEPIEDIPMPARKPRPHQD; this is encoded by the exons atgaaaggTCCAATCCAAGATGTTCAGGTTCAAATAAGACCATCAAAAACCCTAACTGAGTTCATTTGTAAAGTAAAGACCAGTGAACCGTTGCCTGAAAATATAATTCGAATACGCGAAGCTGGAGGAATTAAACATGAATCTAAAGAAGTTTATGACAAATACATCCCAAAGAAAGTCCTCTCCGAGAAGCAAAGAGAAACACTGAAGAGTATTTCAAGTGGGGAAGATTTCAATAAACTATTCGGCAGCACTTCCAAATTTATAGATGTATTTACTGCCGATGatgaagaaaatattgaaaacattgAAAGCGAGCTCAAAGAAGATCCTCCAAGCacaaaaacaaaactgaatgCATCCGAAACCAAGCCAAATAATAAACCAGATTTCCTCCTCAACATCAACGATATTCGATGGATCGACCAAATTCTGGAAAAACATCGCGCTGCTAACGAGTGTGATGACTATATTCACGAGCTTCTTATAGATTCGGAGGTTATTCTACCGAAAAACCAATTTATTCCACGTAACCCAGAGTTAGAAGCACGCTGTGTCAAGTTGCGAGAACAACAGCAGGAACGTGAATATCGGAACATGACTAAGGATGTTGACGCGACACGACAGCACCTACCGGAAGACACAATTGCATACCAGA TAAAAACGATAAATCGTCAGCTTATTGCCGTGTTCCAGTTTGTAGTTTCGGTCATCACTGGATTTGCATTTGGCTTTATTGGATTAGAGTATATGCTTGGCGAACTCGACTTTGGTTTCCGCCTTTTCATGGGAGTTATGTGTGCTTTGATCATAGCCTTGGCAGAAATCTATTTCCTAGCGAAAAAGCTAAACGAATACGATGAGCCAATTGAAGATATCCCGATGCCAGCTCGTAAACCCAGGCCGCATCAAGACTAG
- the LOC119655337 gene encoding uncharacterized protein LOC119655337, whose product MAAMLLKEVCIEVRRKLQCANVYLTFDKNFSECQSAVKIILKSNEITIKYDGQTAVISLLTFFSIDQRSISSLVIEGNNVSFRVILANETGSLDLLFDDDEPEEYKIINAPKDDIKVTMKKDQLYQLKCSNCENTLLNERKCFSRVLELPSEFIGMSEWFCHKHDHVEHDLTPKADDVFFGLYFIVINFTNICNVIDRDQFIYCKRCLKFLGEKVYRDKAVKIWNDSTCLDDNGTSQQLFAGNDAECIHNIINKILTENLLTSKLYSMQFVKILFEATFPNRKRNFLMLNILERNLEILANFHVNNGEEISLESKKSLKVLFKAENSADQPLVTFWKNDFNVQNVTVSHKMFTEFVRLLQSNAKLVPEIYRYNNGFMLSYFFLQSCEQ is encoded by the coding sequence ATGGCTGCTATGTTGCTGAAGGAAGTTTGCATTGAGGTGCGTCGGAAACTTCAATGTGCAAACGTCTACTTGACTTTCGACAAGAACTTCTCAGAATGCCAAAGtgcagttaaaataatcctgaaatccAATGAGATAACAATTAAATATGACGGCCAAACTGCTGTCATCAGTTTGTTGACTTTCTTCAGCATCGATCAACGTTCGATCAGCTCATTAGTGATAGAAGGAAACAATGTGAGTTTCCGAGTAATACTCGCGAACGAAACGGGCAGCTTGGATCTATTGTTCGACGACGACGAGCCGGAAGAGTATAAAATAATCAACGCACCCAAAGATGACATCAAAGTTACCATGAAGAAGGACCAACTCTATCAActgaaatgttcaaattgcgAGAATACCCTCCTGAACGAACGCAAGTGTTTCTCGCGAGTTCTCGAGCTACCATCCGAATTCATTGGAATGTCGGAGTGGTTTTGCCATAAACACGATCATGTCGAGCATGATCTGACTCCCAAAGCAGATGACGTATTTTTCGGACTATATTTTATAGTAATTAATTTTACAAATATTTGTAACGTAATAGATAGGgatcaatttatttattgcaAACGCTGCCTAAAGTTCCTGGGCGAGAAAGTGTATCGCGACAAGGCAGTAAAGATATGGAATGATAGCACTTGCCTCGATGACAATGGTACTAGTCAGCAGCTTTTCGCGGGAAATGACGCCGAATGCATTCACAATATAATCAACAAAATTTTGACTGAAAACTTGTTAACTTCAAAATTGTACTCAATGCaatttgttaaaattttgtttgaagcAACATTTCCAAATCGCAAACGGAATTTCTTGATGTTGAACATATTAGAACGTAATTTGGAGATTTTGGCAAACTTTCATGTAAATAATGGGGAAGAGATAAGCCTTGAAAGCAAAAAATCGCTAAAAGTGCTTTTTAAAGCTGAAAATAGTGCCGACCAACCATTGGTAACCTTTTGGAAGAACGATTTCAATGTGCAAAATGTAACGGTCTCGCATAAAATGTTTACCGAATTTGTTAGGCTACTGCAGAGCAACGCGAAGCTAGTACCAGAGATTTATAGATATAATAACGGATTCATGTTAAGTTATTTCTTCCTCCAAAGCTGTGAACAATAG